One window of Pectobacterium carotovorum genomic DNA carries:
- a CDS encoding DUF1820 family protein, whose translation MSNESALYRIQFINNGKNYQLYVRELVQGNLFGFIEIADFVFDSQSTVLVDPSTEKLKTEFSGVSRSFIPLQAIIRIDAVTEKGSARISDLGDNVAAFPYLPGKKP comes from the coding sequence ATGAGTAATGAATCTGCACTTTATCGTATTCAATTTATAAATAACGGTAAGAATTACCAGCTTTACGTGCGTGAGTTGGTTCAGGGTAATCTGTTCGGTTTTATTGAAATTGCCGACTTCGTGTTTGATAGCCAGTCTACGGTGTTGGTTGACCCGTCAACCGAGAAACTGAAAACGGAATTCTCGGGTGTTAGCCGCAGTTTTATCCCTCTACAGGCCATTATTCGTATTGATGCCGTGACGGAAAAGGGCAGCGCTCGCATTTCTGATTTAGGCGATAACGTTGCCGCGTTCCCTTATCTTCCCGGCAAGAAACCCTGA
- a CDS encoding lysoplasmalogenase, which translates to MLWSFIAVLFSGWLYVDASYRGPTWQRWLFKPVTMLLLLALAWQTPLLGVPGYLIVLGLLATLVADTLLLLPTQRLLYAFGAYFLSHLLYTISFFTGQISLTFFWPLALTLVILAAILIAIIWGRLDAQRWPACAFIIMTTLMVWIAGERYFALGTNANFSLLMGTVLLFIAHAAWLIHHYRFPFRAHQAIVAAGYFGGHFLIVRSLYF; encoded by the coding sequence ATGCTGTGGTCATTTATTGCTGTGCTTTTTTCTGGTTGGTTGTATGTGGATGCCAGCTACCGTGGGCCAACGTGGCAGCGCTGGTTATTCAAACCCGTCACGATGCTACTGCTGCTGGCTCTGGCCTGGCAGACGCCGCTGCTTGGCGTGCCGGGCTATCTGATTGTGCTGGGGCTACTCGCCACGCTGGTCGCAGACACCCTGCTGTTGCTGCCGACTCAGCGCCTGCTCTACGCATTTGGCGCTTATTTCCTCTCCCATCTGCTGTACACCATTAGCTTTTTTACCGGACAGATTTCGCTCACGTTCTTCTGGCCACTGGCATTAACGCTCGTCATTCTGGCCGCGATCCTGATCGCCATTATCTGGGGGCGACTGGACGCACAGCGCTGGCCTGCTTGCGCTTTTATCATCATGACGACGCTGATGGTCTGGATTGCAGGCGAGCGCTATTTTGCACTGGGGACAAACGCGAATTTCTCCCTGCTGATGGGCACCGTACTGCTGTTTATCGCCCATGCGGCCTGGCTGATTCACCATTACCGTTTTCCGTTCCGCGCCCATCAGGCGATTGTCGCGGCAGGCTATTTTGGTGGCCATTTCCTGATTGTTCGCTCCCTCTATTTCTGA
- a CDS encoding MFS transporter: MPTPSPSEPSLSGLRLNLRIVSIVAFNFASYLNIGLPLAVLPGYVHDHLGYSAFWAGLVISLQYFSTLVSRPHAGRSADEKGPKKIVVWGLAGVMLSGVFYLLAAFSDASPVITLLLLCLGRIVLGAGQSFAGTGATLWGVGVVGSRHIGRVISWNGIATYGAMAIGAPLGVWLNHIGGLKLLSVCIILIAAVAIVLALPRPAVQVAPGKKIPFREVLGKVWVYGIILAIASAGFGVIATFITLFYADRNWEGAALTLTIFSVAFVGARLVFPNSIQRFGGLRVAMACFVVEIVGLLLVWGATQPLMAEVGAFLAGAGFSLVFPALGVVAVKAVSPQNQGSALATYTIFLDLSLGIVGPVAGMLMAYTGIASIYLAAALLGLCGLALTWRLTQRVASV, encoded by the coding sequence ATGCCAACACCTTCCCCATCCGAACCGTCGCTGAGCGGTCTGCGCCTTAATCTGCGTATTGTTTCGATTGTGGCGTTCAACTTCGCCAGCTATCTGAATATCGGCCTGCCGTTGGCGGTGCTGCCGGGATATGTGCACGATCATCTTGGCTATAGCGCATTCTGGGCCGGGCTGGTGATCAGCCTGCAATATTTCTCCACGCTAGTGAGCCGCCCGCATGCGGGTCGTAGTGCTGATGAGAAAGGGCCGAAGAAAATCGTCGTCTGGGGGCTGGCTGGCGTCATGCTGAGCGGAGTGTTTTATCTGCTGGCCGCCTTTAGCGACGCCTCGCCCGTGATTACGCTGCTGCTACTATGTCTCGGGCGTATTGTGCTCGGCGCCGGACAGAGCTTCGCCGGTACTGGTGCAACGCTCTGGGGCGTCGGCGTGGTCGGTTCCCGACACATTGGACGCGTGATTTCATGGAACGGCATTGCGACTTACGGCGCGATGGCAATTGGCGCACCGCTCGGCGTCTGGCTCAACCATATCGGTGGGCTAAAACTGCTTTCCGTATGCATTATCCTGATCGCAGCCGTGGCGATTGTTCTCGCGCTGCCGCGCCCCGCGGTGCAGGTCGCACCGGGGAAAAAGATTCCCTTCCGCGAAGTGCTGGGGAAAGTCTGGGTTTACGGCATTATTCTGGCGATCGCCTCTGCGGGTTTTGGTGTGATCGCCACCTTCATCACGCTGTTTTATGCCGATCGGAATTGGGAAGGTGCGGCGCTGACGCTGACCATTTTCAGCGTTGCCTTTGTCGGTGCACGGCTGGTGTTCCCTAACAGTATTCAGCGATTTGGCGGATTGCGCGTGGCGATGGCGTGCTTTGTGGTTGAGATCGTGGGGTTGCTGCTGGTCTGGGGAGCGACGCAGCCGCTGATGGCGGAAGTCGGTGCGTTCCTCGCGGGGGCGGGTTTCTCTCTGGTGTTCCCGGCATTAGGCGTTGTCGCCGTCAAGGCGGTATCACCGCAGAATCAGGGCAGTGCGCTGGCAACCTATACGATATTTCTCGACTTGTCGCTGGGCATCGTCGGGCCAGTGGCGGGCATGCTGATGGCCTATACCGGTATCGCCTCTATTTATTTGGCAGCAGCGCTGTTGGGGCTATGCGGCTTAGCGCTGACGTGGCGACTGACCCAGCGGGTCGCTAGCGTATAA
- a CDS encoding zinc/cadmium/mercury/lead-transporting ATPase, whose protein sequence is MHSHQHNHSAEKSACCNNSVHHAPRRAKSCCNEHTQHSNHADQSCCSTKHTSDAVVQSACGTEQHSSDSGGSTDSDDPDGGDSDRPRSHQRFSWKISGMDCPSCARKIENAVKNLTGIEQAKVLFATEKLVVDANTDIRLQVQHAVQQAGFALQDTALPLAPPDTSTVRRFVHEYGFLILFTLLAAASWGLSLLSERGGQIAFIATTIVGLIPILKKTAQLIRTGTPFAIETLMSVASIGALLIGATTEATVILLLFMLGEYLESYAANRARRGVTALMALLPEDATVVGNGQRRLVPVASLVPGDVIEVAPGGRLPADAELLNSDASFDESALTGESVPVERTPGEKIAAGSLCVDRVVQLRVVSQPGNSAIDRILQLIEEAEERRAPIERFLDKFSRYYTPAIMLLSLLVILVPPLLLAQPWQEWIYRGLTLLLIGCPCALVISTPAAITSGLAAATRRGALIKGGAALESLGSIKTIAFDKTGTLTEGKPQVTDVLPAAGVSATALLTRTAAVESGSHHPLAKAIVQHARSSSTFLPMAENRKALAGVGVEGTIGGKRIQVSAPTRVAPDLLDADWLQRVDALENEGKTVVVVQEDDNLLGVLALSDTLRHDAREVLDALQQLGIRGVMLTGDNPRAAAAIAATLGIDYRASLLPADKVTAVSELSKQHPVAMVGDGINDAPAMKAATIGIAMGSGTDVALETADAALTHSRLTGLAAMISLSRATQRNIRQNITIALGLKAVFLVTSILGITGLWLAVLADSGATALVTANALRLLRKQD, encoded by the coding sequence ATGCACTCTCATCAGCATAATCACAGCGCTGAGAAATCAGCCTGCTGCAATAACAGCGTTCACCACGCGCCACGCCGCGCCAAAAGCTGCTGCAACGAGCACACGCAGCATTCAAACCACGCCGACCAAAGCTGCTGTTCAACCAAACACACGTCTGACGCCGTAGTGCAGAGCGCGTGTGGCACAGAGCAACATTCGTCGGACAGCGGCGGTAGCACAGATTCAGACGACCCCGACGGCGGAGACAGCGACAGGCCCCGATCCCACCAGCGTTTCAGCTGGAAAATCAGCGGGATGGATTGTCCCAGCTGCGCACGTAAAATCGAAAATGCAGTAAAAAATCTCACCGGAATTGAACAGGCCAAAGTGCTGTTCGCCACCGAAAAACTGGTTGTTGATGCCAACACCGATATCCGACTTCAGGTTCAACATGCCGTTCAGCAAGCGGGCTTCGCCTTGCAGGACACCGCACTCCCCCTCGCCCCGCCCGACACCTCGACCGTACGTCGTTTTGTACATGAATATGGTTTCTTAATACTTTTCACTTTGCTGGCTGCTGCAAGCTGGGGACTTTCCCTGCTAAGCGAGCGCGGCGGGCAGATCGCGTTTATCGCGACCACGATTGTCGGGCTGATTCCGATCCTGAAAAAAACGGCGCAGCTCATTCGCACGGGTACACCCTTCGCGATTGAAACGCTGATGAGCGTGGCTTCCATCGGGGCGCTCTTGATTGGCGCCACCACCGAAGCCACCGTCATCCTGTTGCTGTTTATGCTGGGCGAGTACCTGGAGTCTTACGCGGCAAACCGCGCACGACGGGGTGTAACGGCGCTGATGGCGCTGCTTCCTGAAGATGCCACGGTCGTCGGCAACGGGCAGCGACGCCTCGTTCCTGTCGCCAGTCTGGTTCCCGGTGACGTGATTGAAGTCGCCCCCGGTGGGCGGCTCCCGGCCGATGCGGAGCTCTTGAACAGCGATGCCAGCTTTGATGAAAGCGCCCTGACCGGTGAATCGGTTCCCGTTGAGCGTACGCCGGGTGAAAAAATCGCCGCCGGCAGCCTGTGTGTCGATCGAGTCGTGCAGTTACGCGTGGTGTCACAACCGGGCAACAGCGCTATTGACCGCATTCTGCAACTGATAGAAGAAGCGGAAGAGCGCCGTGCGCCGATAGAGCGCTTCCTCGATAAGTTCAGCCGTTACTACACGCCCGCCATCATGCTGCTGTCGCTGCTGGTGATTCTGGTACCGCCGTTGCTGCTGGCGCAGCCGTGGCAAGAGTGGATTTATCGCGGCCTGACGCTGCTGTTAATTGGCTGTCCGTGTGCGTTGGTGATTTCAACGCCTGCGGCGATTACGTCGGGGCTAGCCGCCGCAACACGTCGTGGGGCGCTGATTAAAGGTGGTGCGGCGCTGGAATCGCTGGGCAGCATCAAGACTATCGCGTTCGATAAAACGGGCACGCTGACGGAAGGCAAGCCGCAGGTGACGGACGTATTGCCCGCCGCGGGCGTTAGCGCAACGGCGCTGCTAACCCGCACCGCTGCGGTGGAATCCGGTTCGCACCATCCGCTTGCCAAAGCGATCGTCCAGCATGCGCGATCCAGCAGCACGTTCCTGCCAATGGCAGAAAACCGCAAAGCGCTGGCGGGAGTCGGCGTGGAAGGCACGATAGGCGGCAAGCGGATTCAGGTAAGCGCACCGACTCGTGTCGCGCCCGATCTGCTTGATGCCGACTGGTTGCAACGGGTTGATGCGCTGGAAAACGAAGGGAAAACCGTCGTCGTGGTGCAAGAGGACGATAACCTGCTCGGCGTGCTGGCGTTGAGCGATACGCTACGCCACGATGCGCGTGAAGTGCTGGATGCCTTGCAGCAGTTAGGGATTCGTGGCGTCATGCTCACCGGCGATAATCCCCGCGCGGCGGCAGCCATTGCAGCGACATTAGGGATCGATTACCGCGCCAGCCTGCTCCCTGCTGACAAGGTCACGGCAGTCAGCGAATTGAGCAAACAGCATCCCGTTGCGATGGTTGGTGATGGCATCAACGACGCACCGGCAATGAAAGCCGCAACGATCGGGATTGCGATGGGAAGCGGTACGGATGTGGCGCTGGAGACGGCCGATGCCGCCTTAACGCACAGCCGCCTAACCGGGCTGGCCGCCATGATTAGCCTGTCGCGGGCGACGCAGCGCAATATCCGCCAGAACATTACCATCGCACTGGGGCTGAAAGCGGTATTTCTGGTTACCAGTATTCTGGGTATTACCGGACTGTGGCTCGCCGTGCTGGCAGATTCCGGCGCAACCGCGCTGGTCACCGCCAACGCGCTGCGGCTATTGAGAAAACAGGACTGA
- a CDS encoding DUF1145 family protein produces MLINLGRLLMLGVWGFLLLNLIQPFPKPLNIFMTVAMVFMILMHGFQLLLLKSSQPKDSPALNRALQARIFLFGVFELLAWQKKQPKPPKP; encoded by the coding sequence ATTTTGATTAACCTTGGCAGGCTATTGATGCTGGGCGTGTGGGGATTTCTGTTGCTTAACCTGATTCAGCCGTTCCCCAAGCCGTTGAATATCTTCATGACTGTGGCGATGGTGTTTATGATCCTGATGCATGGTTTTCAGCTGCTGCTGTTAAAATCCAGCCAGCCGAAAGACAGTCCCGCGCTGAACCGCGCGCTTCAGGCACGTATTTTCCTTTTTGGCGTGTTTGAACTGCTGGCGTGGCAGAAAAAGCAGCCTAAGCCACCGAAGCCGTAA
- a CDS encoding DcrB family lipoprotein, whose protein sequence is MSNVIKYLGVGLLVGLLAACDGKTDDATKAGAQDKPAAEATASQNIELMDGKVAFTLPTDMRDQSGKVGTQANNMHVYANDNGQKAVIVILGDNTTEELTVLAQRLEDQQRTRDANLQVVTNKTIDVDGKKLQQLDSIITSSGQQAYSSVVLGKVENQLLTLQITLPASNQQQAQSEAEGIIHTLKLK, encoded by the coding sequence ATGTCGAATGTAATCAAATACCTCGGTGTCGGCTTGCTTGTCGGCCTGCTTGCTGCCTGTGATGGCAAAACGGATGACGCTACAAAAGCTGGCGCACAAGATAAACCTGCCGCAGAAGCTACCGCGAGCCAGAACATTGAGTTAATGGATGGCAAGGTGGCGTTTACCCTGCCAACCGATATGCGTGATCAAAGCGGTAAAGTCGGCACGCAGGCGAACAACATGCACGTTTACGCCAATGATAATGGGCAGAAAGCGGTCATCGTGATTCTGGGCGACAACACCACAGAAGAGTTGACCGTGCTGGCACAGCGTCTGGAAGACCAACAACGCACGCGTGATGCCAATCTTCAGGTCGTCACCAACAAAACCATCGACGTTGACGGCAAGAAGCTGCAACAGCTCGACAGCATTATCACCAGCAGCGGACAGCAGGCTTATTCCTCTGTCGTGCTGGGCAAAGTGGAAAACCAACTGCTGACCTTGCAGATCACGCTGCCAGCCAGCAATCAGCAACAGGCACAGAGCGAAGCAGAAGGCATCATCCACACCCTGAAGCTGAAATAA
- a CDS encoding 7-cyano-7-deazaguanine/7-aminomethyl-7-deazaguanine transporter, giving the protein MYRFTPQQRFTALIWLSLFHVLIITSSNYLVQLPVLIFGFHTTWGAFTFPFIFLATDLTVRVFGAPLARRTILTVMVPALVISYLVSCLFYQGSWQSFEALSQVNIVVARIACASFMAYVLGQILDVHVFNRLRQKRAWWVAPAVSTVFGNFSDTLAFFFIAFYRSTDAFMAANWVEIAMVDYAFKLLISLAFFLPMYGVMLNMVLKRLGEQKGAADYHSVSSHR; this is encoded by the coding sequence ATGTATCGTTTTACTCCCCAGCAGCGGTTTACGGCGCTGATCTGGCTATCGTTGTTCCATGTCCTGATCATTACGTCGAGTAATTATCTGGTCCAGCTCCCGGTATTGATTTTCGGTTTTCATACCACCTGGGGCGCGTTTACCTTCCCATTTATTTTTCTGGCAACTGACTTGACGGTTCGGGTTTTCGGTGCGCCGCTGGCGCGTCGTACCATTCTGACCGTGATGGTGCCTGCGCTGGTAATTTCCTATCTGGTGTCGTGCCTGTTTTATCAGGGATCGTGGCAATCATTCGAGGCGTTAAGTCAGGTGAATATTGTCGTGGCGCGTATCGCCTGCGCCAGCTTCATGGCTTATGTTCTCGGCCAGATTCTGGATGTTCACGTCTTCAACCGCCTGCGCCAGAAGCGTGCATGGTGGGTCGCGCCGGCTGTGTCGACCGTGTTTGGTAATTTCAGCGACACGCTGGCCTTTTTCTTCATTGCGTTTTACCGCAGCACCGATGCCTTCATGGCGGCAAACTGGGTTGAAATCGCGATGGTGGACTATGCCTTCAAGCTGCTGATCAGCCTGGCGTTCTTCCTGCCGATGTACGGCGTCATGCTGAACATGGTGCTTAAACGTCTAGGTGAGCAGAAAGGCGCAGCCGACTACCACTCCGTTAGCAGCCACCGTTAA
- the tusA gene encoding sulfurtransferase TusA — MTDPFTNPDKTLDAQGLRCPEPVMMVRKTVRQMETGQTLLIIADDPATTRDIPSFCVFMEHELLAQETEQVPYRYLLRKG; from the coding sequence ATGACCGATCCCTTTACCAACCCGGATAAAACCCTTGATGCACAGGGGCTGCGCTGCCCTGAGCCTGTGATGATGGTGCGTAAGACGGTACGCCAGATGGAAACCGGGCAAACGCTGCTGATTATTGCCGACGATCCGGCCACCACCCGCGATATTCCCAGTTTTTGCGTGTTCATGGAGCATGAGCTTCTGGCACAAGAGACCGAGCAAGTTCCCTATCGGTATCTGCTGCGCAAAGGTTAA